Proteins from a single region of Streptomyces griseiscabiei:
- a CDS encoding sodium/solute symporter gives MNENYAVPAVALVVVATVFVGAFGLRISRTTSDFYVASRTVGPRLNAAAISGEYLSAASFLGIAGLVLVQGPDMLWYPVGYTAGYLVLLLFVAAPLRRSGAYTLPDFAEARLASKTVRRLAGAFVVGVGWLYLLPQLQGAGLTLNVLTDAPEWLGGVIVAVVVAATVAAGGMRSITFVQAFQYWLKLTALLVPALFLVLAWQGDGAPRHAFDEPARFREQRVVRVDETLDLKLESPLTVTASGTIDGRRYDDRRVDLPTGTHRIDRGTRLTFTEGDTVPVADRGTNGGMSTSLAAGREERPLYATYGLILATFLGTMGLPHVVVRFYTSPHGVAARRTTVVVLGMIGLFYLLPPLYGALGRIYAPDLTLTGDADAAVLLLPDRMIGGLGGDLLGALVAGGAFAAFLSTASGLTMAVAGVLTQDVLPARGVRHFRLGTVLAMAVPLAASGLVGGLPVADAVGLAFAVSASSFCPLLVLGIWWRRLTPPGAAAGMIVGGGAALLAVAATMAGYPGTGTLHALLAWPALWSVPLGFLTMVLVSLATPGKVPPDTPAILARFHLPEELVGGRTREATKEVELWRR, from the coding sequence GTGAACGAGAACTACGCCGTCCCCGCCGTCGCCCTCGTCGTCGTGGCGACCGTCTTCGTCGGCGCCTTCGGCCTGCGCATCTCCCGCACCACCTCCGACTTCTACGTGGCCTCCCGCACGGTGGGCCCCCGCCTCAACGCCGCCGCGATCAGCGGCGAGTACCTCTCCGCCGCCTCCTTCCTCGGCATCGCCGGCCTCGTCCTCGTCCAGGGCCCCGACATGCTCTGGTACCCGGTCGGCTACACCGCCGGCTACCTCGTCCTCCTGCTGTTCGTCGCCGCCCCGCTGCGCCGCTCCGGCGCCTACACCCTGCCGGACTTCGCGGAGGCCCGGCTCGCCTCCAAGACCGTACGACGGCTCGCGGGGGCCTTCGTCGTCGGCGTGGGCTGGCTCTATCTGCTGCCCCAGCTCCAGGGCGCGGGACTGACGCTGAACGTCCTCACCGACGCCCCCGAGTGGCTGGGCGGGGTCATCGTCGCCGTCGTGGTCGCCGCCACGGTGGCCGCCGGCGGCATGCGCAGCATCACCTTCGTCCAGGCCTTCCAGTACTGGCTCAAACTCACCGCCCTGCTCGTCCCCGCGCTCTTCCTCGTCCTCGCCTGGCAGGGCGACGGCGCCCCGCGCCACGCCTTCGACGAACCCGCCCGGTTCCGCGAACAACGCGTCGTCCGCGTCGACGAGACCCTCGACCTGAAGCTGGAGAGCCCCCTGACCGTCACCGCCTCCGGCACCATCGACGGCCGCCGCTACGACGACCGGCGCGTCGACCTGCCCACCGGCACCCACCGCATCGACCGGGGCACCCGGCTGACCTTCACCGAGGGCGACACCGTCCCCGTCGCCGACCGCGGCACCAACGGCGGCATGTCCACCTCCCTCGCCGCGGGCCGCGAGGAACGCCCCCTGTACGCCACCTACGGGCTGATCCTCGCCACCTTCCTCGGCACCATGGGCCTGCCCCACGTCGTCGTCCGCTTCTACACCAGCCCGCACGGCGTCGCCGCCCGCCGCACCACCGTCGTCGTCCTCGGCATGATCGGCCTCTTCTACCTCCTGCCCCCGCTCTACGGGGCCCTCGGCAGGATCTACGCCCCCGACCTCACCCTCACCGGAGACGCCGACGCGGCCGTCCTGCTCCTCCCGGACCGCATGATCGGCGGCCTCGGCGGCGACCTGCTCGGCGCGCTGGTCGCGGGCGGTGCCTTCGCCGCGTTCCTGTCCACCGCGTCGGGGCTGACCATGGCGGTCGCGGGCGTCCTCACCCAGGACGTGCTGCCCGCCCGGGGCGTACGGCACTTCCGGCTCGGCACGGTCCTCGCCATGGCCGTACCGCTCGCCGCGAGCGGCCTGGTCGGCGGGCTGCCCGTCGCCGACGCGGTCGGCCTCGCCTTCGCCGTGTCCGCCTCCTCGTTCTGCCCGCTGCTCGTCCTCGGCATCTGGTGGCGGCGCCTGACCCCGCCGGGCGCCGCCGCCGGCATGATCGTCGGCGGCGGAGCGGCCCTCCTCGCGGTCGCCGCGACCATGGCCGGATACCCCGGCACCGGCACCCTGCACGCCCTGCTGGCCTGGCCCGCCCTCTGGTCCGTACCGCTCGGCTTCCTCACGATGGTCCTGGTGTCCCTGGCCACCCCCGGCAAGGTCCCGCCCGACACTCCGGCGATCCTGGCCCGCTTCCACCTCCCCGAGGAACTCGTCGGCGGCCGGACCCGCGAGGCGACCAAGGAGGTCGAACTGTGGCGGCGGTGA
- a CDS encoding LytR/AlgR family response regulator transcription factor, whose protein sequence is MLRALAVDDEKPSLEELLYLLNADPRVGSAEGANDATEALRRINRALESGPDGPEAIDVVFLDIHMAGLDGLDLARLLTGFARPPLVVFVTAHEGFAVQAFDLKAVDYVLKPVRRERLAEAIRRAAQLREAPTAPAPPIPVHEPDPDHIPVELGGVTRFVAVDDITHVEAQGDYARLHTPQGSHLVRIPLSTLEERWRARGFVRIHRRHLVALRHVGELRLDAGTVSVLVGPVELQVSRRHARELRDLLMRRTTG, encoded by the coding sequence ATGCTGCGCGCGCTCGCCGTCGATGACGAGAAACCCTCCCTGGAGGAACTGCTGTACCTGCTGAACGCGGATCCACGGGTCGGCAGCGCCGAGGGCGCCAACGACGCCACCGAGGCGCTGCGGCGGATCAACCGTGCCCTGGAGTCCGGCCCCGACGGGCCCGAGGCGATCGACGTCGTCTTCCTCGACATCCACATGGCCGGACTCGACGGCCTCGACCTCGCCCGTCTCCTCACCGGCTTCGCCCGGCCCCCGCTCGTCGTCTTCGTCACCGCGCACGAGGGCTTCGCCGTCCAGGCCTTCGACCTCAAGGCCGTCGACTACGTCCTCAAGCCCGTCCGCCGCGAACGCCTCGCCGAGGCGATACGCCGGGCCGCCCAGCTCCGCGAGGCCCCCACCGCCCCGGCCCCGCCGATACCGGTCCACGAACCCGACCCCGACCACATCCCCGTCGAGCTCGGCGGGGTGACCCGCTTCGTCGCCGTCGACGACATCACCCACGTCGAGGCCCAGGGCGACTACGCCCGACTGCACACCCCCCAGGGCAGCCACCTCGTCCGCATCCCGCTGTCCACCCTCGAAGAGCGCTGGCGCGCACGCGGGTTCGTCCGCATCCACCGCCGCCATCTCGTCGCCCTGCGGCACGTCGGTGAACTCCGCCTGGACGCGGGCACGGTCAGCGTCCTCGTCGGCCCCGTGGAACTCCAGGTCAGCCGCCGTCACGCCCGTGAACTGCGCGATCTGCTGATGCGCCGGACCACGGGCTGA
- the ddaH gene encoding dimethylargininase, translating into MPDSRVPRLRRFLVCEPRHFAVQYSINPWMHPDAPVDVDLAQDQWQELIRAYRTHGHTVDSVEPVAALPDMVFAANCALVLGGRVLGSLFHAPERRPESTAYDAWFKTAGYEVLRSESVCEGEGDLVPTGRYLLAGTGFRTTREAHRQAQEFFGVPVISLQLVDPRFYHLDTALFVLDDGGDGSPGNIAYYPEAFSPGSRAVLARLYPDAVIATREDAMAFGLNSVSDGRHVFISPRAKELADQLDRQGYVPVPVDLSEFQKAGGGIKCVTQEIRP; encoded by the coding sequence GTGCCCGACAGCCGTGTGCCGCGCCTTCGGCGCTTTCTCGTCTGTGAACCCAGACACTTCGCCGTGCAGTACTCGATCAACCCCTGGATGCATCCGGACGCCCCCGTGGACGTCGATCTGGCCCAGGACCAGTGGCAGGAGCTGATCCGCGCCTACCGGACCCACGGCCACACCGTGGACAGCGTGGAGCCGGTGGCGGCGCTGCCCGACATGGTGTTCGCGGCCAACTGCGCGCTCGTCCTCGGCGGCCGGGTCCTCGGCTCGCTGTTCCACGCGCCCGAGCGGCGCCCCGAGTCCACCGCCTACGACGCCTGGTTCAAGACAGCCGGGTACGAGGTGCTGCGCTCCGAGTCGGTGTGCGAGGGAGAGGGCGACCTGGTGCCCACCGGCCGCTATCTGCTCGCCGGGACCGGCTTCCGCACCACCCGTGAGGCCCATCGCCAGGCGCAGGAGTTCTTCGGCGTCCCCGTGATCAGCCTCCAGCTGGTGGACCCGCGCTTCTACCATCTGGACACCGCGCTGTTCGTCCTCGACGACGGCGGCGACGGCTCCCCCGGGAACATCGCGTACTACCCGGAGGCCTTCTCCCCCGGCAGCCGCGCGGTCCTCGCCCGGCTCTACCCGGACGCGGTGATCGCGACCCGCGAGGACGCCATGGCCTTCGGTCTGAACTCGGTGTCCGACGGCCGCCATGTGTTCATCTCGCCCCGCGCCAAGGAACTCGCCGACCAGCTCGACCGGCAGGGCTACGTCCCCGTCCCCGTCGACCTGTCGGAGTTCCAGAAGGCCGGCGGCGGCATCAAGTGCGTCACCCAGGAGATCCGCCCGTGA
- a CDS encoding NAD-dependent epimerase/dehydratase family protein, protein MVIGATGQIGRVAVGALARDGWAVTALSRGGDRDDGWPEEVRTAPADRGDDAALAAAIGDGCDVLVDMVAYGPEHARQLLGLADRIGSAVVVSSISVYEDGKGRNFDTQAEPDGFPEYPVPLPESQRTIRPDDLSYSTRKAGLEHELLAGGDRLPTTLLRAGAIHGPHCRTPRELYFVKRNLDGRPRRVLAYGGRSRFHPANVHNIAELIRLAAARPGTRALNAVDPEAPTVVEIAAAIDAVMGVEPENVLVDGPAPSPTVGDTPWSVPAPVVCDMALAERELGYRPVVRYADSLPETVAWIEGRLAGGRDWREAYPRMAEVYGDLFDYAAEDVWLAGRPK, encoded by the coding sequence GTGGTGATCGGGGCGACGGGACAGATCGGGCGCGTGGCCGTGGGCGCGCTGGCGCGGGACGGCTGGGCGGTGACGGCCCTCTCGCGGGGCGGCGACCGGGACGACGGCTGGCCGGAGGAGGTGCGGACCGCACCGGCCGACCGGGGCGACGACGCGGCGCTGGCGGCGGCGATCGGTGACGGCTGTGACGTGCTGGTGGACATGGTGGCGTACGGGCCCGAGCACGCCCGGCAGTTGCTCGGCCTGGCCGACCGGATCGGGTCGGCGGTCGTGGTCTCCAGCATCTCGGTGTACGAGGACGGCAAGGGCCGCAACTTCGACACCCAGGCGGAGCCGGACGGCTTCCCCGAGTACCCGGTGCCCCTCCCCGAGAGCCAGCGCACGATCCGGCCGGACGACCTCTCGTACAGCACCCGCAAGGCGGGGCTGGAGCACGAACTCCTCGCCGGGGGCGACCGGTTGCCCACGACCCTGCTGCGCGCGGGCGCCATCCACGGGCCGCACTGCCGTACGCCGCGCGAGCTGTACTTCGTCAAGCGCAACCTGGACGGGCGGCCCCGCCGGGTCCTCGCGTACGGCGGTCGGAGCCGCTTCCATCCGGCGAACGTCCACAACATCGCCGAGCTGATCCGGCTGGCCGCCGCCCGGCCGGGGACACGGGCGCTGAACGCCGTCGACCCCGAGGCGCCGACCGTCGTGGAGATCGCCGCCGCGATCGACGCGGTGATGGGCGTCGAGCCGGAGAACGTCCTCGTGGACGGCCCCGCCCCCTCCCCCACCGTGGGTGACACCCCGTGGTCCGTGCCGGCGCCCGTGGTGTGCGACATGGCGCTGGCGGAACGGGAGTTGGGCTACCGCCCGGTGGTGCGGTACGCGGACTCGCTGCCGGAGACGGTCGCGTGGATCGAGGGCCGGCTGGCGGGCGGACGGGACTGGCGGGAGGCGTATCCCCGGATGGCCGAGGTGTACGGGGACCTGTTCGACTACGCGGCGGAGGACGTGTGGCTGGCGGGGCGGCCGAAGTGA
- a CDS encoding lysophospholipid acyltransferase family protein produces MFYYLLKYVLLGPLLRLVFRPRIEGLEHVPSSGAAIVAGNHLSFSDHFLMPAILKRRITFLAKAEYFTGPGLKGRLTAFFFHSAGQIPVDRSGKDAGQAAIREGLGVLSKDELLGIYPEGTRSHDGRLYKGKVGVAVMALKAGVPVIPCAMIGTFEAQPPGKVIPNIHPVVIRFGKPLDFSRYEGMENEKAVLRAITDEIMYAILTLSEQEYVDQYAAVVKAEEAAAAKAVKERKFPRMPLS; encoded by the coding sequence GTGTTCTATTACCTGCTCAAGTACGTGCTTCTGGGGCCGCTGCTGAGACTGGTCTTCCGGCCTCGCATCGAGGGCCTCGAACACGTACCGTCATCGGGCGCGGCCATCGTCGCGGGCAACCACCTGTCCTTCTCGGACCACTTCCTGATGCCCGCGATCCTCAAGCGCCGCATCACGTTCCTGGCGAAGGCCGAGTACTTCACCGGCCCGGGGCTCAAGGGCAGGCTGACGGCGTTCTTCTTCCACAGCGCCGGGCAGATCCCGGTCGACCGCTCCGGCAAGGACGCGGGCCAGGCCGCCATCCGCGAGGGGCTCGGCGTGCTGAGCAAGGACGAACTCCTCGGCATCTACCCGGAGGGCACCCGCTCGCACGACGGCCGCCTCTACAAGGGCAAGGTCGGCGTCGCGGTCATGGCGCTCAAGGCCGGGGTGCCGGTGATCCCCTGCGCGATGATCGGCACCTTCGAGGCGCAGCCCCCGGGCAAGGTCATCCCCAACATCCACCCCGTCGTCATCCGCTTCGGCAAGCCCCTCGACTTCTCCCGCTACGAGGGCATGGAGAACGAGAAGGCCGTCCTGCGCGCCATCACCGACGAGATCATGTACGCGATCCTCACGCTCTCCGAGCAGGAGTACGTCGACCAGTACGCGGCCGTGGTGAAGGCCGAGGAGGCAGCGGCGGCGAAGGCGGTGAAGGAACGCAAGTTCCCGCGCATGCCGTTGAGTTGA
- the rocD gene encoding ornithine--oxo-acid transaminase, with the protein MTAPVHTRSSADLIRAEEPVLAHNYHPLPVVVARAEGAWVEDVEGRRYLDMLAGYSALNFGHRHPALIEAAHRQLDTLTLTSRAFHNDRLAEFAESLAALTGLDMVLPMNTGAEAVESAIKVARKWAYEVKGVPADRATVVVAADNFHGRTTTIVSFSTDPVARDGFGPFTPGFRVVPYNDLAALEAAIDETTAAVLIEPIQGEAGVLIPDDGYLRGVRELTRRTGCLFIADEIQSGLGRTGRTLAVEHEDVLPDAVLLGKALGGGIVPVSAVVARREVLSVLRPGEHGSTFGGNPLAAAVGSAVVELLRTGEFQRRATDLGGTLRDGLTELVGRGVVGFRARGLWAGVDIDPAIGTGREISHRLMDRGILVKDTHGSTIRLAPPLTITASELRSALETLGEVLKAGS; encoded by the coding sequence ATGACCGCCCCCGTCCACACGCGTTCGTCGGCCGACCTCATCCGCGCCGAGGAGCCCGTCCTCGCGCACAACTACCACCCGCTGCCCGTGGTCGTCGCCCGCGCCGAGGGCGCGTGGGTCGAGGACGTCGAGGGCCGCCGCTATCTGGACATGCTGGCCGGCTACTCCGCCCTCAACTTCGGCCACCGCCACCCGGCCCTGATCGAGGCCGCGCACCGCCAGCTGGACACGCTCACCCTGACCTCGCGGGCCTTCCACAACGACCGCCTCGCCGAGTTCGCCGAGTCCCTGGCCGCGCTGACCGGCCTCGACATGGTGCTGCCGATGAACACGGGCGCCGAGGCCGTGGAGAGCGCCATCAAGGTGGCCCGCAAGTGGGCGTACGAGGTGAAGGGCGTCCCCGCCGACCGGGCCACCGTCGTCGTCGCCGCCGACAACTTCCACGGCCGTACGACGACGATCGTCAGCTTCTCCACGGACCCGGTGGCCCGGGACGGCTTCGGCCCGTTCACGCCCGGCTTCCGGGTGGTGCCGTACAACGACCTCGCCGCGCTGGAGGCGGCGATCGACGAGACCACGGCCGCGGTGCTGATCGAGCCCATCCAGGGCGAGGCGGGGGTGCTGATCCCGGACGACGGCTATCTGCGCGGGGTCCGTGAGCTGACCCGCCGCACGGGCTGTCTGTTCATCGCGGACGAGATCCAGTCGGGCCTCGGCCGCACCGGCCGCACCCTGGCCGTCGAGCACGAGGACGTCCTGCCCGACGCCGTGCTGCTCGGCAAGGCGCTCGGCGGCGGCATCGTGCCGGTGTCCGCGGTGGTGGCCCGCCGCGAGGTGCTGTCGGTCCTGCGGCCCGGCGAGCACGGGTCGACGTTCGGCGGCAACCCCCTCGCGGCGGCGGTCGGCTCGGCGGTGGTCGAGCTGCTGCGCACCGGGGAGTTCCAGCGCCGGGCCACCGACCTGGGCGGCACCCTGCGCGACGGGCTCACCGAACTGGTCGGCCGGGGTGTCGTGGGCTTCCGGGCGCGCGGCCTGTGGGCGGGCGTCGACATCGACCCCGCGATCGGCACGGGCCGCGAGATCAGCCACCGTCTGATGGACCGGGGCATCCTGGTCAAGGACACCCACGGCTCCACGATCCGCCTGGCCCCGCCCCTGACGATCACGGCGTCGGAACTCCGGTCGGCACTGGAGACCCTGGGGGAGGTCCTGAAGGCGGGCTCCTGA
- a CDS encoding alpha/beta hydrolase, whose protein sequence is MRPTRRTAAFGSAGLLVTATLIAGAVTAPVASAADSAPAQDREAQGVAVAAAKAAKKGIAWQDCPESWGLEKPITCGWVTVPLDYAKPNGKQIKLAVDRIGSTGTKKERQGALVYNPGGPGGSGLRFPRRVTTKAPLWVNTSKAYDFVGFDPRGVGKSAPISCVDPQEFVKAPKMDPVPGSEADKRKQRKLAAEYAAGCKKRSGAMLPHMTTPNTARDLDVIRAALGEKKLNFLGVSYGTYIGAVYGTLFPNHVRRMVVDSVVNPSREKIWYQANLDQDVAFEGRWKDWTKWVAANDATYHLGNTQAKVQAKWLELRATAKKKPLGGVVGPAELISFFQSAPYYDSAWAPTAQVWSKYAAGDAQALVDAAAPDLSDTAGNAASENGNAVYTAVECTDAKWPTSWKKWDRDNTELHKKHPFMTWANAWMNLPCATWQSKQYTPLDVKTKKGLPPVLIVQSERDAATPYEGAVELHKRFKGSRLVTETKAGSHGVTGLVNPCVNARVDTYLLTGKVGKADVKCAPHATPTP, encoded by the coding sequence ATGAGGCCGACCAGAAGGACGGCGGCGTTCGGCTCCGCGGGTCTGCTCGTCACGGCGACCTTGATAGCCGGTGCCGTCACGGCCCCCGTGGCCAGCGCCGCGGACAGCGCTCCCGCGCAGGACCGCGAGGCCCAGGGCGTGGCGGTCGCCGCGGCGAAGGCGGCGAAGAAGGGCATCGCCTGGCAGGACTGCCCCGAGAGCTGGGGCCTGGAGAAGCCGATCACATGCGGCTGGGTCACCGTCCCGCTGGACTACGCCAAGCCGAACGGCAAGCAGATCAAGCTGGCCGTGGACCGGATCGGCAGCACCGGGACGAAGAAGGAGCGCCAGGGCGCGCTCGTCTACAACCCCGGCGGCCCGGGCGGTTCGGGCCTGCGTTTCCCGCGCCGGGTCACGACCAAGGCCCCGCTGTGGGTCAACACGTCGAAGGCATACGACTTCGTGGGCTTCGACCCGCGTGGTGTCGGCAAGTCGGCGCCCATCTCCTGCGTCGACCCGCAGGAGTTCGTGAAGGCGCCCAAGATGGACCCGGTCCCGGGCTCCGAGGCCGACAAGCGCAAGCAGCGCAAGCTCGCGGCGGAGTACGCGGCCGGCTGCAAGAAGCGCAGCGGCGCGATGCTGCCGCACATGACCACGCCGAACACCGCGCGTGACCTGGACGTCATCCGGGCCGCCCTCGGGGAGAAGAAGCTCAACTTCCTCGGCGTCTCCTACGGCACCTACATCGGCGCCGTCTACGGCACCCTCTTCCCGAACCACGTGCGCCGCATGGTCGTCGACAGCGTGGTGAACCCCTCCCGCGAGAAGATCTGGTACCAGGCCAACCTGGACCAGGACGTCGCCTTCGAGGGGCGCTGGAAGGACTGGACGAAGTGGGTCGCGGCGAACGACGCGACGTACCACCTCGGGAACACCCAGGCCAAGGTGCAGGCGAAGTGGCTGGAGCTGCGCGCCACCGCGAAGAAGAAGCCCCTCGGCGGGGTCGTCGGCCCGGCCGAGCTGATCTCCTTCTTCCAGAGCGCCCCGTACTACGACTCCGCGTGGGCGCCCACCGCCCAGGTGTGGAGCAAGTACGCCGCCGGTGACGCCCAGGCGCTGGTCGACGCCGCCGCCCCGGACCTCTCCGACACCGCGGGCAACGCCGCCTCGGAGAACGGCAACGCCGTCTACACGGCGGTCGAGTGCACCGACGCCAAGTGGCCCACGAGCTGGAAGAAGTGGGACCGCGACAACACCGAGCTGCACAAGAAGCACCCGTTCATGACCTGGGCCAACGCCTGGATGAACCTGCCGTGCGCCACCTGGCAGTCCAAGCAGTACACCCCGCTGGACGTGAAGACGAAGAAGGGCCTGCCGCCCGTCCTGATCGTCCAGTCCGAGCGGGACGCGGCCACCCCGTACGAGGGTGCCGTCGAGCTGCACAAGCGGTTCAAGGGCTCGCGTCTGGTCACGGAGACGAAGGCCGGCTCCCACGGAGTCACCGGCCTGGTCAACCCGTGCGTCAACGCGCGGGTCGACACCTACCTGCTCACCGGCAAGGTGGGCAAGGCCGACGTGAAGTGCGCCCCGCACGCCACGCCGACACCGTAG
- a CDS encoding Lrp/AsnC family transcriptional regulator: MSSKSAAFDELDRKIITALMANARTSFAEIGSDIGLSATAVKRRVDRLRETEVITGFTATVQPAALGWRTEAYVEVYCEGAAPPRRLAEVVRNHPEITAAMTVTGGADALLHVRAVDVEHFEEVLERIRTEPFIRKTISYMVLSHLLPEAPEAGATQDAANVR, from the coding sequence ATGAGCAGCAAGTCCGCGGCGTTCGACGAACTCGACCGCAAGATCATCACGGCGTTGATGGCGAACGCGAGGACCAGCTTCGCCGAGATCGGCTCGGACATCGGTCTTTCGGCCACCGCGGTCAAGAGACGGGTGGACCGGCTGCGGGAGACCGAGGTCATCACCGGCTTCACGGCCACGGTGCAGCCGGCCGCGCTCGGCTGGCGCACCGAGGCGTACGTGGAGGTGTACTGCGAGGGCGCGGCGCCGCCCCGGCGGCTGGCGGAGGTGGTGCGCAACCATCCGGAGATCACCGCGGCGATGACGGTGACCGGCGGCGCGGACGCGCTGCTGCATGTGCGGGCGGTCGACGTGGAGCATTTCGAGGAGGTGCTGGAGCGGATCCGCACCGAGCCGTTCATCCGGAAGACGATCAGTTACATGGTGCTGTCGCATCTGCTGCCGGAGGCTCCGGAGGCCGGAGCGACACAGGACGCAGCGAACGTGCGTTGA
- a CDS encoding SpoIIE family protein phosphatase, with protein sequence MTGSGAEPGVVDPLGETLAAAVRRTGARSGGVYLLDPTEAVIGLVALCGIPVDAFAPWWRAPFAVRGPSQDAIRNERLVWVSSLDELARSYPRVAASIPYQVAFAVVPLKDVRHCRGALLLMWPPGRSPRLSRRERGHIADGARRIARVLDAAAHPPVIPDRPRFVRPHHADPRPQSGLAAAQLVERLPLGAFGLDLGGCVTYMNAAAADLLGRPADQLLGTEPWRSLPWLDNIAYMDAYRTAVSSREPIALTVLRPPDRWLDLRLHTDDTGTSVLIAPDPTSRPAGTQPAFTGTPTHSRIHLLMALAAALTDTLGVQDVVDLVAERILPAFGAHGMIMSTADAGRIHIIGHRGYDPAVIELFDGLPTDADLTPAGRTLTTGTSSFFADRGELSRLYPRAPQITDKHAWAFLPLLSSGHPIGCLLLAYNEPHPFTAAERSLLTPLAGLIAQALDRARLYDAQHTLAHALQQTLLPHALPTVTGLDVAARYLPASHGMDIGGDFYDLIRLTDTTAAAVIGDVQGHDMTAAALMGQVRMAVHSHATAGATPDQVLTRTDRDLADLHASRFVSCLYAHLDLANHQVTLASAGHPPPLLRHPDRRTHPVHICPGPPLGIGIGSPAYPLTSLSLAPDTLLALYTDGLVENPGRDITRTITDLAEHLGEVGGLPLHQLVDSLVQHTPRTDRHTDDIALLLLRPYGTAEP encoded by the coding sequence ATGACCGGGTCCGGTGCGGAGCCGGGTGTGGTCGATCCGCTCGGTGAGACCCTGGCGGCGGCGGTGCGCCGTACCGGTGCCAGGTCGGGCGGCGTCTATCTGCTGGACCCGACGGAAGCCGTGATCGGCCTCGTCGCGCTGTGCGGCATCCCGGTCGACGCCTTCGCCCCGTGGTGGCGGGCCCCCTTCGCCGTGCGCGGCCCGAGCCAGGACGCGATACGCAACGAACGCCTCGTCTGGGTGAGTTCCCTGGACGAACTGGCCCGCAGCTACCCCCGCGTCGCGGCGAGCATCCCCTACCAGGTCGCGTTCGCGGTCGTGCCCCTCAAGGACGTCCGGCACTGCCGCGGCGCGCTGCTGCTGATGTGGCCCCCCGGCCGCTCGCCCCGGCTCAGCCGCCGCGAGCGCGGGCACATCGCCGACGGCGCCCGCCGGATCGCCCGCGTCCTGGACGCCGCGGCCCACCCCCCGGTCATCCCGGACCGGCCCCGCTTCGTCCGTCCCCACCACGCCGACCCCAGGCCGCAGTCCGGACTCGCCGCGGCCCAGCTGGTGGAACGCCTGCCCCTCGGCGCCTTCGGCCTCGACCTGGGCGGATGCGTCACGTATATGAACGCGGCAGCCGCCGACCTCCTCGGCAGACCGGCCGACCAGTTGCTGGGAACCGAGCCGTGGCGGTCCCTGCCCTGGCTGGACAACATCGCGTACATGGACGCCTACCGCACGGCCGTGAGCAGTCGTGAGCCCATCGCCCTGACCGTGCTGCGCCCACCGGACCGATGGCTCGACCTGCGCCTCCACACCGACGACACGGGCACCAGCGTCCTCATCGCCCCCGACCCCACCTCCCGGCCGGCCGGCACGCAGCCGGCCTTCACCGGCACCCCCACGCACAGCCGCATCCATCTGCTGATGGCCCTGGCTGCGGCACTGACCGACACCCTCGGCGTCCAGGACGTCGTCGACCTGGTCGCCGAGCGGATCCTGCCCGCCTTCGGCGCCCACGGCATGATCATGTCCACCGCCGACGCCGGCCGCATCCACATCATCGGACACCGCGGCTACGACCCCGCCGTGATCGAACTGTTCGACGGACTGCCCACGGACGCCGACCTGACCCCCGCCGGCCGGACCCTGACCACCGGCACCTCCTCGTTCTTCGCCGACCGCGGCGAACTCTCCCGCCTCTACCCGAGGGCCCCGCAGATCACCGACAAGCACGCGTGGGCCTTCCTGCCGCTGCTCAGCTCCGGCCACCCCATCGGCTGTCTGCTCCTCGCCTACAACGAACCCCACCCCTTCACCGCGGCCGAGCGCTCCCTCCTCACCCCCCTCGCCGGACTCATCGCCCAGGCCCTGGACCGGGCCCGCCTCTACGACGCCCAGCACACCCTCGCCCACGCCCTCCAGCAGACCCTGCTGCCCCACGCCCTGCCCACCGTGACCGGGCTCGACGTCGCCGCCCGGTATCTGCCCGCCAGCCACGGCATGGACATCGGCGGCGACTTCTACGACCTCATCCGCCTCACCGACACCACCGCCGCGGCGGTCATCGGAGACGTGCAGGGTCACGACATGACGGCGGCGGCCCTCATGGGCCAGGTCAGGATGGCGGTCCACTCGCACGCCACGGCCGGCGCCACCCCCGACCAGGTCCTCACCCGCACCGACCGCGACCTCGCCGACCTGCACGCCAGCCGCTTCGTGTCCTGCCTCTACGCCCACCTCGACCTGGCGAACCACCAGGTCACGCTCGCCAGCGCCGGACATCCGCCCCCGCTGCTGCGCCACCCCGACCGGCGCACCCACCCCGTGCACATCTGCCCCGGCCCGCCGCTGGGCATCGGCATCGGGTCCCCCGCCTACCCGCTCACCTCGCTGTCCCTGGCCCCGGACACGCTCCTCGCCCTCTACACCGACGGTCTGGTGGAGAACCCCGGCCGCGACATCACCCGGACCATCACGGACCTCGCGGAGCACCTCGGCGAGGTCGGCGGCCTCCCCCTGCACCAGCTCGTGGACAGCCTCGTCCAGCACACCCCGCGTACCGACCGGCACACCGACGACATCGCCCTGCTCCTGCTGCGCCCGTACGGGACCGCCGAGCCGTGA